One Bacteroidota bacterium DNA segment encodes these proteins:
- a CDS encoding carboxymuconolactone decarboxylase family protein, producing the protein MPKRVEEFQSFRKKMNERILGADNRAIKRFFGVDTLTYEPGKLDTKTKEMLGLVSSMVLRCDDCVSYHIMQCKEEGVTDGEMFEIFSVALTVGGSIVIPHLRRAVAFLDEMNEQKGDTD; encoded by the coding sequence ATGCCAAAACGGGTAGAAGAATTTCAATCGTTCCGCAAAAAAATGAACGAACGAATATTAGGCGCCGATAACCGGGCAATTAAAAGATTTTTCGGTGTTGATACACTTACTTACGAGCCGGGGAAATTAGATACCAAAACAAAAGAGATGTTAGGACTTGTATCTTCGATGGTACTGCGCTGCGACGATTGCGTATCCTACCATATAATGCAGTGCAAAGAGGAAGGCGTAACCGACGGGGAGATGTTCGAGATATTCAGTGTAGCGCTAACGGTCGGCGGCTCAATAGTAATTCCGCACCTGCGACGTGCTGTGGCTTTCCTTGATGAGATGAACGAGCAAAAAGGGGATACAGATTAA